ACCTTCACGGGCGGTATGTCGGCCGTGCTGGGCAACCGGTGGACGGGCGGCCTGCGCGTAGAGTTCGAAGCCCGCAACTATGCCAAGCGCAAAGACCTGCGCCATAAGAACACACGGCTGGATTTCGAATTTTCACCCGGTATAATGTACCACGCGGGGCGTTTTGCCGCCGGTGCGGTCTATATCGTGGGTACGAACAGCGAGAAGGTCGATGCGGAAGGCGTGGGCCCCGGTGCCGATCTGTACGAGGCATTCTTCGACCGGGGACTGCTCTACGGGTCGCTGGAGAAGTGGGGGAGCACCGACATACACCTCTCGACCAACGGCGTTTCGGGATTCCCCGTCCGCGAGAATACGCAGGGGGCGGGCGTCCAGTTGCAATACGGGCCGTTCTATGCCGACGTCGCCTACCGTAACAGGCAGGGCGAGACGGGCGAGAGCCGCATTATCTGGCATCTGTTCGAAACGCACCAGGTGACGGCGAACGCCGCCCTGTCGCTGGGAACGGCACTGCGCAGGCATTTCGTGCGCGTGAATCTCGACTGGCAGACGCTCCGCACCGACGAGAACATCATCACCACCGAGACCATCAACGGCGTGCAGACCATCACCATACACGGTTCGACACCGACTTTCGGGCGCAAGGGGCTCGACCTTGGGGGCGAATACGAGTTCGTGGCACCGCATACGGATTTGCGTGCCGGGGTCGGTTATTCGCAGCTCAACCGCGAATCGACGCTGATGTACCCCTATGTCAAGGGGCAGAAGCTCCACTTTACCAAGATATATGCCTCGCTGATCCGCACGTTCGGCCTCTGGGAGCTGACCCTCGCGGCGGATTACCGCCTGGGAGGTTTCTCGGAGTGTGAAACGCAGTTCGAAACCCCCGGCGTGCAGCCGGGCGAATATCCCGGGCAGCTGACCGCTTACTACGATTACGAAAACGAATACCTCACGGCCAAACGGCTGGGGGCGGCGCTCGGGCTGCGGCGCAATATCAAACGGTTCTATGTCGACGTGTTCGCGCGTTACGAACACGGTTTCGGACTGGAATACGTCGCGCAGCCCAACCGGGTCGCGGCGACGCTGAGTGTAGGATATAATTTTTAAATTCAAAAGGATAGATTATGAAAAAGATTTTGACATTGATGGCAGTCGCGGCGATGGCTTTCACCGCCTGCTCGAAGGAAGAAAGCACCGGAACGGGCGACAAGCAGGTGCGCATCACCCCGACGATCGCCAACCCTGCGCTGACGCCGGCAAGCATGTCGTCCGGCACGCGGGCGACGGACACCGATTTCGAGCTGAACGACAAGGTCGGCCTCACGATCACGATGACGGCGGACGGTTCGGCGTTCGTGGCGAACAAAGAGATGTCGTTCGACGGCACGGACTTCAAGACCGAGGGTTTCCTCTGGTACGAAGATGTCAACGCCACCTCGACGCTCTTCGCCTATTATCCCTACCAGGCCGGTGCCGCGGCGCCTGCGGAGTTTTCGGTAAAGGCGGATCAGAGCGGTGTGAACTACACGGCTTCCGACCTGATCGTGGCCGTGAAGACGGGGGTCAAGCCCACGCTGTCGTCCACGCAGATGACCTTCAAGCACAAAATGTCGCGGATCGTCATCAGCGTGACCAACGAATCGGGTTTCGACATCCGGGACATCGTCATCAAGGGTGCTGTCGGCACCGGTGTGCTCGATCCTGCCACGGGCGATTTTACGGCCAAGGCGGGTGCCGAGGCATCCGACGTGACCGCCAATACGGCTACTGCCGAGAAAGTTTACTACGCGCTGCTGGTGCCGCAGAACGGTGTGCAGCTCAAGGTTACGGTCACCACGGCCGATGGTAAGATGCGTACGCAGACGCTCGGCACGACCGACCTCAAGTCGGGTGAGAACCGCCGCATGGACTGCAACGTGCAGCCGGCTGACATTCAGGTGAAATTCAGCGGCCCGATCGCGGGCTGGGTCGACGGAGACGACCTGCTGCCGGACGGCGACGGCGAAGTGGAGACCCCGACCGTCGAGTGGGGCGGCGTGAAGTACAAGATCGTCACGCTCAAGGACGGCCGCACGTGGATGGCCGAGAACCTGCGCTATGTTCCCGAAGGCAAAACCATATCGAGCGACCCGAAGGACGGCAACGGGGTGTGGTACCCCTGCAACCTCTCGAAAGCCGCCGACCCGTCGTTGACTGAGACCGCGGGCCTGCTGTACAGCTATCCCGTGATGCTGGGAATGACCGACGAGATGACGGGCACCAATTTCGACCAATACGAGGGTGCGCAGGGTATTTGCCCCGACGGGTGGCATATCCCGACGATGGCCGAGTGGCTCAAG
This Alistipes onderdonkii DNA region includes the following protein-coding sequences:
- a CDS encoding DUF6850 family outer membrane beta-barrel protein produces the protein MRRILTILMLAAVSAATAQERFDYIFRRNPWNGGPNAAGIRQDSLSRSYAEIYFTKENGGLTGHSASDDSWNAGAKTESVRHLKKVSFAGGFGYDYFDGRNMCGSMFTEPGYYPVDILEFTPGRKVREDYTFTGGMSAVLGNRWTGGLRVEFEARNYAKRKDLRHKNTRLDFEFSPGIMYHAGRFAAGAVYIVGTNSEKVDAEGVGPGADLYEAFFDRGLLYGSLEKWGSTDIHLSTNGVSGFPVRENTQGAGVQLQYGPFYADVAYRNRQGETGESRIIWHLFETHQVTANAALSLGTALRRHFVRVNLDWQTLRTDENIITTETINGVQTITIHGSTPTFGRKGLDLGGEYEFVAPHTDLRAGVGYSQLNRESTLMYPYVKGQKLHFTKIYASLIRTFGLWELTLAADYRLGGFSECETQFETPGVQPGEYPGQLTAYYDYENEYLTAKRLGAALGLRRNIKRFYVDVFARYEHGFGLEYVAQPNRVAATLSVGYNF
- a CDS encoding fimbrillin family protein, which translates into the protein MKKILTLMAVAAMAFTACSKEESTGTGDKQVRITPTIANPALTPASMSSGTRATDTDFELNDKVGLTITMTADGSAFVANKEMSFDGTDFKTEGFLWYEDVNATSTLFAYYPYQAGAAAPAEFSVKADQSGVNYTASDLIVAVKTGVKPTLSSTQMTFKHKMSRIVISVTNESGFDIRDIVIKGAVGTGVLDPATGDFTAKAGAEASDVTANTATAEKVYYALLVPQNGVQLKVTVTTADGKMRTQTLGTTDLKSGENRRMDCNVQPADIQVKFSGPIAGWVDGDDLLPDGDGEVETPTVEWGGVKYKIVTLKDGRTWMAENLRYVPEGKTISSDPKDGNGVWYPCNLSKAADPSLTETAGLLYSYPVMLGMTDEMTGTNFDQYEGAQGICPDGWHIPTMAEWLKLAGVGSGSLSDPTSPYFDKTQSGGSIAALNKDGFNIAGCGYINAASATATPAYMATVSAVDASAFGMGYFPSSTGYKVTYNTADDPESGIKNIQYYAGMITYNKSYNRMTIAYQGGYCAAPVRCIKDKE